Genomic window (Lynx canadensis isolate LIC74 chromosome A1, mLynCan4.pri.v2, whole genome shotgun sequence):
AGGGAGGAGCCCCTCAAGAGCACCAAGAATGAAGGTGGGTGGGACCTGCAATGCTACGGCTGGGGCACCGAGGCCGGGGACTCCCTGTGCCTTCTTCTTGGGTTCTGGGACCTCTGAAGACATTGAACCTGGGGTAGTAAGAGCAAACTGTCAGGGCACGGGCCGCAAATGAAATGAGCTGACCCATGGGGGCCCTGAGCTGGGGGCCTGCTGGAGTAACTGGGAACaggcttaaaacaatagacacactccccctccgcccccctccccccccccattgatTTGAGCAGGAAATCGCTAGGCTTCTTTGTTACCACTTGGGGTTCTGGAGCAGGTGGGAGGTACAGGTGCTTCTCCTGGCTTGGGGGCGGGGTCGGGCCCATAACTGTGCGGCAGAGCTAGGAAGGAAGAGTGAGGTCCAGATTAGCgccttcctctcttcctgcacTGGCCCCTCTTTCTACCCCGCGCAGAGACGGTGGGCAAAGGGGAGAAGGATCTAGAACTCACAGACTTGGAGGATTTCGACCCGCTGGAGGCGGAGCCCCCCGAGTGCGAGCTGAAACCGCCCTTCCAGCCCCTGGACGGCGGTCTGGAGCGCATCCCCTCCGCGCCCGACGGTCCAAGCGCCCCGGGAAAGGAGGCTTCCGGCACCCTCCGGATGCCCCTGGCCGCCGGTGGCGCGGCCGCCCTGGACCAGGACCTGGAGAGGGCCAGACGCTGCCTCCGGAGCGCGGCGGCTGCGCCCGAGCAGCAGCCTGGCGCTGGGGGCGGCTCGCAGGCCTGCGAGGCCAAGCTGGGCTTCGCGCCGGCTGGGGCGACGGCGGGCCTCGAGGCCAAGCCGCGCATCTGGTCGCTGGCTCACACGGCCACCGCGGCCGCCACAGCCCTGAGCCAGACTGAGTTCCCCTCGTGCATGCTGAAGCGCCAAGGCTCCGCTGCCCCTGCGGCCGCTTCCTTGGCTCCCGCGTCGTCCTCGCCTGCGGCCCCGGCCCCCACCGGTGCCCTGGACAGGCACCAGGACTCCCCGGTAACCAGTCTCAGAAACTGGGTGGATGGGGTCTTTCACGACCCTATCCTCAGGCACAGCACTTTGAACCAGGCCTGGGCCACCGCCAAGGGCGCCCTCCTGGACCCAGGACCGCTGGGACGCTCTCTGGGGGCAGGTGCCAACGTGCTGACGACGCCCCTGGCGCGCGCTTTCCCGCCCGCCGCGCCCCACGACGCCCCGCCCGCAGGCTCAGCCAAGGAGCTGCTGGCGGCGCCCAAGGCCGGGGGCAAGCCCTTTTGCGCCTAACGGGCCCCGCCCCGCGCGGAGGAGGAGCAAACGGGGAGCCGGCCTGCTGCGCGTCGCAGACTCTGTTTCCACGGAGTTTCCAAAGCAGGACGGGAGCGCGTCCGAGTGCAGGCAGCCCACCCGCCGTGGGGGGACCGGCCGAACTCGGCCCTCCCGGCCACAGACCCCGCCTGGACAAGCATTGGTCCGGGCCGTTTCCGACCTCCGCCCCGGGCCCCAGCCGGGTAGGGACGCTCCCAGAGCACAAGGGAGCCGCCCCGGAGCCTAAAGTTTACGTCCCAAAGTTTACACGGACCAGACATTTCAGCTCTGAGGCTTAGTTTTGCTGCCTCGTCCCGGGTTTGAGGCATCCTTGCTCCTTCCGAAGACCCCTCAGCCTGCTGACCCGCGTTGTCCTCAGCACATCTTCCAGCAACCGCACTCCCACCTGTTTACACTGTTGCACACTCGTAACTCGATAAAATTACGTTTTTTTACGTGTATGTTCACACCAATAATTGCCTGCTTCAGAGGCTGATATAACAAACCAATAAAGCGAGTGATGGTGTTTGCATTGCAAAATGAACACGCTTCACACCCAGGGGGTTGAGGTCTTGCCCAGGAAAGGGGCTAATCGCCCAGGGCAGGAGGGGGCGGCGGCCTGCCCAGTGCCCCGCGAAGTGTCCCCGCGGAGCCCAGACGTCCTGCTTCGAAGCCCCGTTTATAGCAAGGGTTACAGGAACTTCCAAGAATTTTGGAGTCTGTGAGAGAAGTGCACAGGCCCTAAACTTCAAACTCTCCCCCGTTACCACACTCCACAATGCTGAGAAAGTGGGGGCTTCC
Coding sequences:
- the IRX4 gene encoding iroquois-class homeodomain protein IRX-4, with protein sequence MSYPQFGYPYSSAPQFLMTTNSLSTCCESGGRTLADSGPAASAQAPVYCPVYESRLLATARHELNSAAALGVYGGPYGGSQGYGNYVTYGSEASAFYSLNGFDSKDAPGSAHAGLAPAAAATAYYPYEPALGQYPYDRYGTMDSGTRRKNATRETTSTLKAWLQEHRKNPYPTKGEKIMLAIITKMTLTQVSTWFANARRRLKKENKMTWPPRNKCADEKRPYAEGEEEEGGEEEAREEPLKSTKNEETVGKGEKDLELTDLEDFDPLEAEPPECELKPPFQPLDGGLERIPSAPDGPSAPGKEASGTLRMPLAAGGAAALDQDLERARRCLRSAAAAPEQQPGAGGGSQACEAKLGFAPAGATAGLEAKPRIWSLAHTATAAATALSQTEFPSCMLKRQGSAAPAAASLAPASSSPAAPAPTGALDRHQDSPVTSLRNWVDGVFHDPILRHSTLNQAWATAKGALLDPGPLGRSLGAGANVLTTPLARAFPPAAPHDAPPAGSAKELLAAPKAGGKPFCA